Part of the Desulfohalovibrio reitneri genome is shown below.
CGCCATGTGGCTGGAGGACGTGCTCAACTTCGGCCCCGGCATGCAGGCCCGCTTCCATGGGCGACCCACCGACTTCTGGGGCGGCGACTACCCCCTGCCGCGCGCCGAGGAGACCCCGGACGCCGAATTCTACGCCTCGCCCAAGCTCACCGGCCACGTGGACTCCCAAGCCTCCGAGCACATCCGCGACATCACCATGCGCTCCCTCGCCCCGGGCATGGAGGTCCTGGACCTCATGGCCTCGGTGCAGTCCCACCTGCCCGACGGCCACGGCCTGCGGGTCACCGGCCTGGGCCTCAACACCGAGGAAATGGCCGCCAACCCCCATCTGGACAGCCACACGGTCCACGACCTCAACCGGGATCCTTCCCCGCCCTTCGCGGACAACAGCTTCGACGCCTGCTTCTGCCACCTCTCGGTGGAATACCTGCGCGACCCCCTGGCCGTGTTCCGCGAGGTCCGACGCGTGCTCAAGCCCGGCGCGCCCTTCATCCTCACCTTCTCCGACCGCTGGTTCCCGCCCAAAACCACCCTGGTCTGGCCGGACCTCCACCCCTTCGAACGCCAAGGCTTCGTCCTCGAACTCTTCCTCCGCGCGGGGGGCTTCACCAACCTCCACGGCACCTCCCACCGCAACTGGTGGCGCCCCGCCGACGACCCCCACTACGGCCAGATCTTCACCGCCGACCCCGTCTTCGCGGTGCAGGGCGAGGCGGTGTAGGGAAGGGAAGAAGAAAATATGGGGGAGAGAAGGAAACTTTTGGAAAAGTTTCCTTCTCTCCCCCATACCCCCTCTCATCCTTCAAAACTCTTTACCGCTCGCTTCGCTCGGGGGCGTGGTGCGAAGAACGCGGCTGGCGGGGGACATCAGCCCAATTTCGCGTCCAGCGCGTCTGATACTTCACGACCAACGTGAAAATACCCTCAGCCCCGAGCCCCACTCGCACATTCGCCGGAGTGCTCCCCACCAGCGCACCACCTTCCGTAATCCCGCGTCACATATGCAAAGTTACTTTGCCTCGGGTCCAGGGCCGAGCAGGCCCTGGTCGCCCGCAGGGCGAAATTGTACTGCCCCCGGTTTAGCAAGCCTTTTTTAAGAGAGTCCGCGAGTTGATCAGTTCCTGCTCGGTTGTCACCGGGGTTTTATACCCCAGCGCCGAGTGCAGGTAGCCTTGGTTGTATTCTTCGATCCAGGAGCCCAAGGCTTGGCAAAAGGCCGTCGGGCTACGCCATTCATTAATCCAGACCAGCTCTTCCTTCATGGTGCGCATGAAGCGCTCGGTGTCGGCATTGCCTTTTGGGTTGTTGTAGCTGGTGAAGGCGAGTTTGATGTCCATGACGCGGCAAGCCTTCATGAAGCTCGCCGAGGTCGGCTGGCAGCCGTTGTCGGCCATGAGATGAAGACCGCCGTCGCGCACGCCTTCGGGGAACTGCCTGCCGACAGCCGCGTTGAGCGCCGAGAGCCAATGCCACGCCTTGGCCTGGTCGCCGGCGTAATGGCCGACGACCTTCTTGGTGCGCCAATCAAGCACAATGACCACGTACAGCCAGCCGTAGCCGTCAATCTTGATTTTGGTCATGTCGATACCCCACCACTCGTTGGGTCGCGTGGGCCGGGGCTTGACGCCGGTCGGCCTGCGTTTGGCCTTGAGTCGCAGGTTGGGCTTCACCGTGAGGTCATGCTCGCTCATGAGCCGGTAGACGCGATTTTTGCCGACGACTACGCCGTCCACGAAGCGCAGAAACGCCCAGACCCGACGGTATCCCCAGAACGGATGGTCGGCCTTGATGCCGCGAATGCGGGCCAGGAGGTCGGCGTTGCGCTCGGCGACCTTTGCATATGGTCCACGCTTCATCCGAACGGCCCGCTTTTTTTTAGCTCAATGGTCAACTCACCGATCAGGCTTTTGAGCTTCATGTTCTCGCGCTCAAGCTTGGCCGTACGCTGTGCGCCGTGCTCGGTCTCGAACGCTTTGTGCGCCTGGGCAAGGAATTGATCGCGCCACTTGT
Proteins encoded:
- a CDS encoding methyltransferase domain-containing protein, with the translated sequence MSKAITPDSLAVLEVRLFWQSPEASFEERYLARKANLWRDCFPPGVEEELVGKGPGDSVPFSLEAGEAVPAYSEQRVDRLPWRDYLPRAVAGREIPLRPGRFYPQGVLRLPSVHPQTATPFRLLDKDDQGLTCDRNHPFARFAARGEVHVINCREKTGDTGGACAMWLEDVLNFGPGMQARFHGRPTDFWGGDYPLPRAEETPDAEFYASPKLTGHVDSQASEHIRDITMRSLAPGMEVLDLMASVQSHLPDGHGLRVTGLGLNTEEMAANPHLDSHTVHDLNRDPSPPFADNSFDACFCHLSVEYLRDPLAVFREVRRVLKPGAPFILTFSDRWFPPKTTLVWPDLHPFERQGFVLELFLRAGGFTNLHGTSHRNWWRPADDPHYGQIFTADPVFAVQGEAV
- a CDS encoding IS3 family transposase — translated: MKRGPYAKVAERNADLLARIRGIKADHPFWGYRRVWAFLRFVDGVVVGKNRVYRLMSEHDLTVKPNLRLKAKRRPTGVKPRPTRPNEWWGIDMTKIKIDGYGWLYVVIVLDWRTKKVVGHYAGDQAKAWHWLSALNAAVGRQFPEGVRDGGLHLMADNGCQPTSASFMKACRVMDIKLAFTSYNNPKGNADTERFMRTMKEELVWINEWRSPTAFCQALGSWIEEYNQGYLHSALGYKTPVTTEQELINSRTLLKKAC
- a CDS encoding transposase, with translation MKRRKWTPEQKTRVVLEGLRGRPVGEVCAEYAISQNQYYKWRDQFLAQAHKAFETEHGAQRTAKLERENMKLKSLIGELTIELKKSGPFG